Below is a genomic region from Spirosoma radiotolerans.
CTGGGAATTACCGCTGGACCATCGTCGCGCTTCTCTTTTTTGCAACAACCATCAACTACCTCGACCGGCAAGTGGTCGGGTTGCTAAAACCTACCTTAGAGAAAGAGTTTGCCTGGTCGGAGCTGGATTATAGCCGCATTGTGCAGGTTTTTTCGGCTGCTTATGCCGTTGGACTGCTCGTCTTTGGTCGCTTCATCGACCGTATTGGCACCAAAATGGGCTACTCCATCGCCATTATTTTCTGGAGTCTGGCGGCAATGGGCCACGCCCTGGCAACCAGTACCCTTGGCTTTATTTTTGCCCGAATTGGGCTGGGCTTAGGCGAAGCGGGCAACTTTCCGGCGGCCATCAAAACGGTAGCCGAGTGGTTCCCGAAAAAAGAACGGGCGCTGGCAACGGGTATTTTCAACTCGGGCGCTAATATAGGCGCGGTCGTGGCCCCTATTCTCGTCCCCTGGATTTTAGGGATCTACGGCTGGCAGATGGCTTTCATTGTGACGGGAGCCGTCGGGTTTATCTGGCTGGTGATTTGGTACATCACCTACGAGATACCCGCTAAACAGGCCAAACTGTCCAAAGCTGAGTTCGACTACATACACAGCGACAACGAAACCACGCCCGACGAGATTGCCGATCACGGGAAGCCTGTTTCCTGGGGCCAATTGCTGAGTGTTCGCCAGACGTGGGCCTTTGTTTTTGGCAAAATGCTCACCGACCCCATCTGGTGGTTTTTTCTGTTCTGGCTACAGGATTATTTCTCGACCACCTTCCACCTCGATACCAAGAAACCGAACTTGTATCTGGCGGTACTCTACACGCTGGTCAGCATCGGGAGCATTGGCGGTGGCTACCTCTCGTCGGCCCTGATCAGCCGGGGATGGAGCGTGTGGAAAGCCCGCAAAACGTCTATGCTCATTTTTGCATTGCTGGTCATTCCGGTTATCGCCGTGCGCTTTGGCCCCGATATCTGGACGACGGTAGCCCTGATTGGCCTGGCGGGTGCCGCCCA
It encodes:
- a CDS encoding MFS transporter is translated as MSKPPGNYRWTIVALLFFATTINYLDRQVVGLLKPTLEKEFAWSELDYSRIVQVFSAAYAVGLLVFGRFIDRIGTKMGYSIAIIFWSLAAMGHALATSTLGFIFARIGLGLGEAGNFPAAIKTVAEWFPKKERALATGIFNSGANIGAVVAPILVPWILGIYGWQMAFIVTGAVGFIWLVIWYITYEIPAKQAKLSKAEFDYIHSDNETTPDEIADHGKPVSWGQLLSVRQTWAFVFGKMLTDPIWWFFLFWLQDYFSTTFHLDTKKPNLYLAVLYTLVSIGSIGGGYLSSALISRGWSVWKARKTSMLIFALLVIPVIAVRFGPDIWTTVALIGLAGAAHQAWSANIFTTASDMFPKRAVSSVVGIGSMAGSVGGIIFPEIVGRILDSYKQAGDVQSGYGIIFLMCGSAYLLAWLVMHLLAPKMQPVTLGQPESEPVA